One Vitis vinifera cultivar Pinot Noir 40024 chromosome 15, ASM3070453v1 genomic window, AGTAGGTTGCATATCAATCTACAAACTTTGTCTCTCTTgagttttgatttctttctctcCCTTTCTGTGTTAGGTTGCATGTCAATTTACAAACTATGAATACAGTCCatataatctatttaataaaaaaaggatCATATTCTTAAATATACAACTGGGGAGCAGATTCCCCGTTGACAGTGGGACAAGAGACGACCATCTCGAGGCACACCACAACCAACAGGCAAGACTCACGAGACTTGGGAAAGGCAACCCAATCGGGAGACAGAGTCTCGTTAAATAATAGATTTCTTTCCTCCTATTCCTTTTTTTCTAGCAAGATGGCATCATTACTTGACATGCTCCTGTGATCAAATCAAATCTAAACCCAAGAACCCATCCCGAACACTTCATATGAAAATGGATTAACTCACTTAAAGACCTGCAAGAATGTTGAACATTTTGCCTTCTCAGATCATCAGCAGCAGACATGGTGAAACCAATTAAATGAAGCAATTAATACTGAAAAATGACTGAAAATGGATTAATTCACCTGGTTGTagggattattttttattttaattacttttacgATATCTTTTACTACCCTACGCCACTATTATTAGATCTTCtttactttaattataatttatgaatatatatatatatatatatatatatatatatatatataccaattttataatttagaataagttttaaattaactttatttaACAATCTTAacatttaaagtaaaaataaaataataagttttaagttaataacttaaatataactTATCTTAAagttaagtcattaaattataAGTATTATGTTTTACCAAACATCTCCTAActaaagaaatgataaaaaatcataattctaAAGCCATAAAGTAGCTTCCTTTTACCCAAACTCAGtaaaaaaaagaaggcaaaacacgtattaaaatattcataaaaatctATTAAAGAAGAAGACTTGGACTATGTTTAATTCccgaaaagtattaagaaaagtaaaaaataaaataaaataaatgattttttatgtttgattccactataagaaagatgaaaaaaaaatcaaatataattaaaattatttagaaacttatgtatttAAAGATGATTTAACATTtgtataataaaagaaaacaagtgaaaggaatttaaaaaaataaataatttattaactttgaatccatttttctttttcgtttcatttttttctctattttttttcccttatattttcctttaaatttttctataaCCAAACATCACCTTATGAATACCTCAACCCCTTGTGAAACAGGGGATAAGTTTGAGCTTTGATTTATCTCTCTTATGTATTccttttgacatattttttaataaagagatTTATTCAATTCATAGAAAATTATAGtcttggatatatatatatgaagaatCTCCTTGTTACAAGGTAACCAAAATCCAAATTGAACACAAAGTGCAGGAATTATTCATTGAGTGAACCGACAAACATCTTGAATATCGCTTGACTTGACCTCCTATTGATGGGTATAGATCATTCAatatctataaaataaatattacatatgaaagtgatttaaaaatataaaaaaatatgttaaaaatataaagaataattttaaaaaataattattaaaattatcttgAAATGGTTTCAACAAATCATCCCTCCATGTACTTATCGCCTACTGGTTTCACAATCTCATGTACTTATCTTGAAATGGTTTCAACAAATCATCATCACAATAGCAAATTGGAAAATAAGTGGCTTTCACAATCATATTAAACAATAACAAAACATAAGTCATCAGTCATCAGAGACCATGAAATACAAGCAAACTTGCTAAAAGTGAAGAGCTAGTGCCCAAACATAAACTAAAGAAAGCCCTTTTCTTTGCAGCATTGAACTGCTCCATCAAACATTTCATCCAGCCCATGCTTGAATACAAAACCCGTATCCAAAAGCTTCTTTGATGAGAGGCCAGGTGTTCTGTAACCTTGAATCCCACTTAAAGACCTGCAAAAGTGTTGAACATTTTGCCCTTTCAGATCATCAACAGCAGAaatgaaaccaaacaaaatGAAGTAATTAATACTGAAAAAGGACTGAAAATGGATCAACTCACTCGGTTGTGGGGATTGGAAGTTGTGGGTACTTGGCAGAGAGAAACTCAGACATCTCATTAATCGTTATTGTATTTGATGAACAATTGTATCTGCCTTTTGCATTGGGGTAGTGAAGAAGAAAGATATGGGCACTGGCTACATCATCTACATGCACCATTGATGTGTTCATAAGATTCTGGTACTGATCCTGAATACCTACACAGATATGTTAAAACATTAGTTTTGGTTGAAGGAAATACTGGAAAATACTCTAATGGAATGACCTAGTCCTTCAAAATGTACCCTTGATCATAGTAAGTGCCATCTGCACTGATCCAGGAAGAAATGGACAAAGGAAGGGACCAACAACAAAGGAAGGAAGCAAAGTCACAAGATCCAGGCCATGTTTTTCTGCAAATTCAAGAGCTGCCCTTTCAGTTTCTGTCTTGGAAATCATGTATGGCCCTGCAAAAGACCCTAGAGACCTGATGAACTCCACATCACTCCATGAACTCTCATCCTTCATGTCTTCATCCTTGTCATTGAACACAACAGCAGATGCACTAGAGGTGTAGACAACCCTCTTTACTGTCTTTGAATTCAGGCATGCCTTTAAAATGGCTAGTGTTCCTTCCACTGATCTTCTGGTCACAGTTTCCTCTGGTTCTCTGGCTTCAAAATCAACAGGATGGGCAACATGGAAAACCCCAATGCATCCCTCCAAGGCTGGCTCAAAGCTGTGTGGTTCACTGAGATCTGCATTGAAGATTTGGAGCTTTTCTGATGCTCCTGGTAGGTTTGTTATGTAGCTGATATCTTTCTTGCTTCCTGATCAAATGAAAGGATGTTACAAAAATTGTGTACACACAACTACCCACAAGTGGGATTTGAGGAAAACCCAGAAGCTTTGTGAAGCAGAAAGTGAGAAATTCCAAGTTCCAACCATtgagaaaatgacaaaaaaacaaaaaaacaaaaaacagaggaataaattaaacaagatGCTAAAAAGGGTcaaacaagaaaacaattttattacACATTTTTTGTTGAAACACTGTGTTATATTCACTTGCAAGTAATGAAATGTCCCTAAAGATCCATAAAGAAGCATCAACATAAGGCAATAAAGCCCATTTAAAAAGATCGGATGATCAGCCATGAAAATCCATAAAATGGTAGAGTACTCAGAGGAGAGAATTGCATACCAGGGTGAGATCTAATGGTGGCGTTAACAGAGTAGCCATGTTGAAGAAGCTTCATGATGAGCCATGATGCTATGAATCCTGTACCACCTGTTACACACACCCTTCCTTTCTCATTCTCACCTTCCATCTCTCTCTGTTCTCTCtctttgtttctcttttccCTCTGCTTTTGTCTCGTGGGTTGCCCTATCATATCAGATTTCTCTCTCTGTTTCTCTTTTCCCTCTGCTTTTGTCTTGTGGGTTGCCCTATCAAATCAGATTCCTGCCAAagcatatatgtatataataattTCCACTgtgtaaataaaataagcatctatttgattattttcttgaattggAAGGGTCTAACATTtcaactaaatattttaaattttacatgTGTAGTAGTATGTGATTCATATTTGAGTGAAAAGACATGaagaaaaaagggtaaaatGTCGGAGCGAAGCAGAGTAGAACGAGAGCGTAGCGATGACATTTGTCATTCAAACTTCtacttttttttgttgtgatGGTGAACAATAGGTTGGGGGTGTGGGGGGCAACGCTTCCCGCGCTACAGTTCATgggtatttttgaaatttcatttctaagggttagtataaataccATTTTATGTAACTCTAATTTTAACAAAGTGAACATCGTCTTTCCCTATTCTCGTGGACATAGGCAATTAGTCAAACCATGTTAAAATCTTCGTATTCTTCTTTctcgtttttctatttttcgcCATTAATTGTTGCACTGATTCCAACAATATGAATTACTGAGAgttgaataaattaaatatgggATTAACCCACTGTGTCCTGGTCCATGTGTTTGAGCCTTGGTCCAATCTGTTTTAGGGCCAAGGTGGCATTCTCAATAAAACAAGCTGTATTGATTAGTTCTTAACAAGATATTAAGTACCACCATCCTGGAGTTACGTAGATAAGATTATAAGTACCACTATCACGGATAAGCATTCTTTAagcaacaaaattttctttctttcgaGCTCAGcatatcattattttctttgtcGGGTCCCATTATGGAATCAATGTAGAGTTGTCTGAAGCCTAATTGCACTATACATTTTTGCCGCCATTGTGGATGGATCTTTGTGGTAAGATTGACAGGGTGGAGGGCGACTTGAAGGTGGAATTCTAACATTAAGAGTAAactaatctttttatttattgattttttattttcttatttaatataaCTCTAGTGCATAAGGGTTTTACTCCTAAGAATTGGaatacataaaaaatatgataaattaatctGTGTCATAAACATGTATATTTAGGTCTTCAATATACATGAAGAATCTCTTTGTTACATGGTAACCTAATACAAATTGaataagtataaaaattattcattaaGTGAATGAGTAACTATCTATAATATTGGTTGACTTGACCTTTATTATGTATGTTAGAGTTTGATGACCTGAATTCTATTTGGTTTTATCCAAAAGGTTCACAGTGCAACatatgtgataaaaaaattatgagattttttagAGGGTTTGTATTGGTAGCGGATTGACCCGATCCTTTAGGGTTTTGAAATTTATGTCTATGCAGTAGTCGCTCGATTATCTTTCATTTTACATCAAATTTTGATATagtggattttctttttttctacttaTGGTTTTTCTCATATAAGGTTTTTCATGTAAATTTGTGTGTTCTTATTTTCTTGTTACATGTTGTCGTTCTTTTATAATAGTGTACAACAACAATTCAAAAACCAAAGGATTTATTTCCTTCGTCACTTTAtgcttttctaaattttttcatgTACTTTCAATGACGTTTCATGGGTAAGATCGATTCAATAACCTAGAATTTTCCAACCTTCTTTGTTGATTTGTAAGCTTAAGCGACCTTACCATTTTAAACATCTCAGAGTTTTGTAATAATACCTCATCATGATGGGTGAATGAATCATTTTCCTTTCACAATTTGGCAGCGCATGGTTTCTTCAAAATTCCCCCCTACTCACATTTTGAAAGTAGGGCAAATGGAATTTTGGGTCCATTCAAACATGTGGTTGAAAgtggaaaataagaaaatccCAAAATGCAATTTAATGATACTTAGACATCTAGACAAAAACATTGTATTACACTTTAGGatacatttattaaaaattaagtacTTTATTTATACAAAGAGTGCTTGTTCATTTGCTTATGTATAAT contains:
- the LOC109121428 gene encoding vestitone reductase — protein: MIGQPTRQKQREKRNKEREQREMEGENEKGRVCVTGGTGFIASWLIMKLLQHGYSVNATIRSHPGSKKDISYITNLPGASEKLQIFNADLSEPHSFEPALEGCIGVFHVAHPVDFEAREPEETVTRRSVEGTLAILKACLNSKTVKRVVYTSSASAVVFNDKDEDMKDESSWSDVEFIRSLGSFAGPYMISKTETERAALEFAEKHGLDLVTLLPSFVVGPFLCPFLPGSVQMALTMIKGIQDQYQNLMNTSMVHVDDVASAHIFLLHYPNAKGRYNCSSNTITINEMSEFLSAKYPQLPIPTTESLSGIQGYRTPGLSSKKLLDTGFVFKHGLDEMFDGAVQCCKEKGFL